GAATTATTTTGGGTATGGGTTGTGCGATGTTGAAAGGCATACGGCGTAAGGTCAGGGTGACGGAGAGGAACCTGCCGTGGACAGGCTGACACTCTCCGTCGGGTCGATGCCGCTTACGGCATGGTGATGGACTGTTTCTCCTCCAGCAATTTCTCTACCACGCCCGGATCGGCCAGCGTAGAGGTATCGCCGAGATTGCTGGTATCGCCCGCGGCGATTTTGCGCAGAATGCGACGCATAATCTTGCCGGAGCGGGTTTTCGGCAGCGAGTCGGTCCAGTGCAGCACATCCGGCGTGGCAATCGGGCCGATCTCTTTACGCACCCAGTTACGCACTTCGGTATACAGCTCGGGCGACGGCTCTTCGCCGTGGTTTAACGTGATATACGCGTAGATCGCCTGACCTTTGATGCTGTGAGGAATGCCCACCACCGCAGCTTCCGCAATCTTCGGATGTGACACCAGCGCCGATTCAATCTCGGCGGTGCCCAGGCGGTGACCGGAGACGTTGAGCACGTCATCCACGCGGCCGGTGATCCAGTAATAGCCATCTTCATCACGGCGCGCACCGTCACCGCTGAAGTAGCGATTTTTGAAGGTGGAGAAGTAGGTCTGCTCGAAACGATCGTGATCGCCATACAGCGTACGTGCCTGGCCTGGCCAGGAATCGACGATCACCAGGTTGCCTTCGGTAGCGCCCTCCAGCGGATTGCCTTCGTTATCGACCAGTGCGGGCTGTACGCCGAAGAAAGGTTTAGTGGCGGAACCGGCTTTCAGTTCGGTGGCACCCGGCAGCGGCGTGATCATAAAGCCGCCGGTTTCGGTCTGCCACCAGGTATCGACGATCGGGCAACGGCTGTCGCCAATCTTTTTGTAGTACCACTCCCAGGCTTCCGGGTTGATCGGTTCACCCACCGAACCCATGATGCGCAGACTGCTGCGATCGGTGCCTTCAATCGCTTTATCGCCTTCGGCCATCAGGGCGCGAATCGCGGTTGGCGCGGTGTACAGCAACGTTACTTTATGTTTATCCACCACTTCTGCCATACGACTTGGCTTCGGCCAGTTCGGCACGCCTTCAAACATCAGCGTGGTGGCACCGCATGCCAGCGGACCGTAAATCAGATAGCTATGACCGGTGATCCAGCCGACGTCGGCGGTACACCAATAGACATCATCAGGATGGTAATCAAACACATACTTAAAGGTGCTGGCGGCATACACCAGATAACCGCCGGTGGTATGCAGCACGCCTTTTGGCTTGCCGGTGGAACCGGAGGTGTACAGGATAAACAGTGGATGTTCGGCATCGACGGCGACAGGCTCATGTTGATCGCTGGCCTTCGCCATTAGATCGTGCCACCATAAATCGCGACCTTCGCGCCAGCCGGACTCTTTGCCAGTGCGCTTGAACACCACCACATTTTTCACCGTGGTGACGTTCGGATTGTTCAGGGCATCATCGACGTTTTTCTTCAGTGGAATGCTGCGACCGGCGCGCACGCCTTCGTCGGCGGTGATGATCAGTTTGGCGTTGGAATCGACCACACGTCCCGCCACCGCTTCCGGTGAGAAGCCGCCAAAAATCACCGAGTGCACCGCGCCAATGCGCGCGCAGGCCAGCATCGCCACGGCCGCTTCCGGCACCATTGGCATATAAATCGCGACCACGTCGCCTTTCTTCACGCCGAGGCTGGTGAGCACATTGGCAAAGCGACAGACATCGCCGTGCAGCTCGCGGAAAGTGATGGTTTTGCTTTCGCTGGCGTCGTCGCCTTCCCAGATGATGGCGGGATGATCGCCGCGGGTGGCCAGATGGCGATCGAGGCAGTTAGCCGCAAGGTTAAGTGCGCCGTCTTCGTACCAGCGAATTGAAATATTGCCGGGGGCAAAGGAGGTATTTTTCACTTTGCTGTAAGGCTTAATCCAGTCGAGAATTTTGCCTTGTTCACCCCAAAAGGTGTCGGGATCGTCAACCGATTGTTGATACAGCGCCGCATACTGATCGGCATTAATGAGAGCATTCGCTGCGATGGCAGCGGGTACGGGATGCTTATGTATTTGGCTCATGGCTGACCTCCTTGAAGATGTTAATCATATGTCAATCAAAGGTTAATTGAAGACCGTGTCAGGGCTTTGTTTCTGTTTTGTAGTCTGGATCACGACCTTTTAGCCCCCTTAAATGACACGCGTTCGCTGCGCTAAAACCCGGCGTGAAATGCCCCATCATCTGCTGTAAGCCTACGAGATCTCTGCCGCTGCTGTGCAAATAATCGGCAAACGAGCCGGGCCGCTTTTTGCACAATAGTGCATAGCTATGCTGAAACTTATCGAATTAACACTTTTCATAACAGCGAGTTATAGCCGTTAACCATTGTCAGCATTTTATGCTACTAACCTGAATAAGATTTGCGCTATCGCGCCGGGGGTTGCATTTACCGTAGTGAAAATGGTACTTATCTCGGCCCTGTTCAGCAGGTATCAACTCAGACTGCATCACTTCGCCGGCGCAAAATGCCTGCACAGCTGTAACCGACGTAGTCATAAATAACCCTCTATTTTATCGGGCTTTTGCTCACTTCCCTGTGTGACATTTCTCCTGCACCTTCGCAGCAGAGCAAAGGGGTTTTTAACTGAGGAAATAACGCGTTATGAAAGGTTTTAAGTTCACCCTTGCATGGCAGATTTTAGTTGCGCTGATTCTGGGCGTGATTGTGGGAACCGTGCTGCATAATCAGCCTGACGATCGTGAATGGTTAATCACTAACATTCTGACGCCAGCTGGTGACATCTTTATTCATCTGATCAAGATGATTGTGGTGCCGATTGTGATTTCCTCACTGATTGTCGGCATTGCGGGCGTTGGCGATGCGAAAAAGCTCGGACGTATTGGTGTCAAAACCATCATCTATTTTGAAGTGATCACCACCCTTGCCATTGTGGTCGGCATTACGCTGGCCAACGTATTCCAACCCGGCAGCGGCATTGATATGTCAACGCTGGCAACGGTGGACATCTCTAAATACGAAGCCACAACCGAAGCCGTGCAGGGCGCACCGCATGGATTGGTGACCACCATTCTGTCGCTGATCCCGCAGAACATCTTTGCCTCATTGGTGAAGGGCGACATGCTGCCGATTATCTTCTTCTCGGTGCTGTTTGGTATGGGGCTGTCGGCGCTGCCATCGGAACATCGCGATCCGCTGGTGACGGTA
The sequence above is drawn from the Pantoea nemavictus genome and encodes:
- the acs gene encoding acetate--CoA ligase — its product is MSQIHKHPVPAAIAANALINADQYAALYQQSVDDPDTFWGEQGKILDWIKPYSKVKNTSFAPGNISIRWYEDGALNLAANCLDRHLATRGDHPAIIWEGDDASESKTITFRELHGDVCRFANVLTSLGVKKGDVVAIYMPMVPEAAVAMLACARIGAVHSVIFGGFSPEAVAGRVVDSNAKLIITADEGVRAGRSIPLKKNVDDALNNPNVTTVKNVVVFKRTGKESGWREGRDLWWHDLMAKASDQHEPVAVDAEHPLFILYTSGSTGKPKGVLHTTGGYLVYAASTFKYVFDYHPDDVYWCTADVGWITGHSYLIYGPLACGATTLMFEGVPNWPKPSRMAEVVDKHKVTLLYTAPTAIRALMAEGDKAIEGTDRSSLRIMGSVGEPINPEAWEWYYKKIGDSRCPIVDTWWQTETGGFMITPLPGATELKAGSATKPFFGVQPALVDNEGNPLEGATEGNLVIVDSWPGQARTLYGDHDRFEQTYFSTFKNRYFSGDGARRDEDGYYWITGRVDDVLNVSGHRLGTAEIESALVSHPKIAEAAVVGIPHSIKGQAIYAYITLNHGEEPSPELYTEVRNWVRKEIGPIATPDVLHWTDSLPKTRSGKIMRRILRKIAAGDTSNLGDTSTLADPGVVEKLLEEKQSITMP